Proteins from a single region of Hordeum vulgare subsp. vulgare chromosome 6H, MorexV3_pseudomolecules_assembly, whole genome shotgun sequence:
- the LOC123402041 gene encoding chaperone protein DnaJ-like isoform X1, with amino-acid sequence MATGGDGDPAAPGGGDLYAVLGLSKECSDADLKVAYRKLAMRWHPDRCSSSSGTKHMEEAKEKFQEIQGAYSVLSDANKRFLYDVGVYQEEEDSDDSMQGMGDFLGEMAHMMSQTRPARQESFEELQQLFVDMFQSDIDSGFCNGPAKGHHDPFQRQTQTFSTSPSSPPSPPPPLATEAEAASCNGINKRGSSAMGSGKPPRAAEAGAGYGQSEFCFGTSDAKQAPRARGGNTSRRRNGQKQKLSSKHDVSSEDEMLSPQQPRVV; translated from the exons ATGGCCACCGGCGGCGACGGGGACCCGGCGGCGCCCGGCGGCGGCGACCTGTACGCCGTGCTGGGGCTCAGCAAGGAGTGCTCCGACGCCGACCTCAAGGTCGCCTACCGGAAGCTCGCCATG AGGTGGCATCCGGACAGGTGCTCGTCCTCCAGCGGCACCAAGCACATGGAGGAGGCCAAGGAGAAGTTCCAGGAGATCCAGGGCGCCTATTCGG TCCTCTCCGACGCCAACAAGCGGTTCCTCTACGACGTGGGGGtgtaccaagaagaagaagacagcgACGACAGC ATGCAGGGGATGGGGGACTTCCTTGGTGAGATGGCCCATATGATGAGCCAGACGCGGCCAGCG AGGCAGGAGAGCTTCGAGGAGCTGCAGCAGCTgtttgtggacatgttccagtctgATATTGACTCGGGATTTTGCAATGGACCTGCCAAGGGCCATCATGACCCGTTCCAAAGACAGACTCAAACATTCTCGACCTCCCCTTCCTCGCCGCCATCTCCACCACCTCCGCTAGCTACAGAGGCAGAAGCAGCCTCATGTAACGGCATTAACAAGCGTGGCTCATCAGCAATGGGCTCTGGGAAGCCTCCAAGAGCTGCGGAAGCGGGTGCGGGTTACGGCCAGTCTGAGTTTTGTTTTGGG ACGAGTGATGCCAAGCAAGCGCCAAGGGCGCGAGGCGGGAACACCAGCAGGAGACGAAACGGGCAGAAGCAGAAGCTGTCGTCGAAGCACGATGTCTCGTCCGAGGACGAGATGCTGAGCCCGCAGCAGCCCAGAGTAGTATGA
- the LOC123402041 gene encoding chaperone protein DnaJ-like isoform X2: MATGGDGDPAAPGGGDLYAVLGLSKECSDADLKVAYRKLAMRWHPDRCSSSSGTKHMEEAKEKFQEIQGAYSVLSDANKRFLYDVGVYQEEEDSDDSMQGMGDFLGEMAHMMSQTRPARQESFEELQQLFVDMFQSDIDSGFCNGPAKGHHDPFQRQTQTFSTSPSSPPSPPPPLATEAEAASCNGINKRGSSAMGSGKPPRAAEAGAGYGQSEFCFGNLQSSGAG, from the exons ATGGCCACCGGCGGCGACGGGGACCCGGCGGCGCCCGGCGGCGGCGACCTGTACGCCGTGCTGGGGCTCAGCAAGGAGTGCTCCGACGCCGACCTCAAGGTCGCCTACCGGAAGCTCGCCATG AGGTGGCATCCGGACAGGTGCTCGTCCTCCAGCGGCACCAAGCACATGGAGGAGGCCAAGGAGAAGTTCCAGGAGATCCAGGGCGCCTATTCGG TCCTCTCCGACGCCAACAAGCGGTTCCTCTACGACGTGGGGGtgtaccaagaagaagaagacagcgACGACAGC ATGCAGGGGATGGGGGACTTCCTTGGTGAGATGGCCCATATGATGAGCCAGACGCGGCCAGCG AGGCAGGAGAGCTTCGAGGAGCTGCAGCAGCTgtttgtggacatgttccagtctgATATTGACTCGGGATTTTGCAATGGACCTGCCAAGGGCCATCATGACCCGTTCCAAAGACAGACTCAAACATTCTCGACCTCCCCTTCCTCGCCGCCATCTCCACCACCTCCGCTAGCTACAGAGGCAGAAGCAGCCTCATGTAACGGCATTAACAAGCGTGGCTCATCAGCAATGGGCTCTGGGAAGCCTCCAAGAGCTGCGGAAGCGGGTGCGGGTTACGGCCAGTCTGAGTTTTGTTTTGGG AATCTTCAAAGTAGCGGTGCTGGTTGA